A genome region from Trichocoleus sp. includes the following:
- a CDS encoding gluconeogenesis factor YvcK family protein produces MSIGLIKQALLVLKQESRYRTPTRVNQWFKWLAPGLFVKRWLFISAAGIVCIGLGLAVWSNLTPIYYLIELTREMLRVITTLLPNYISGPLVIIAGFLLILWGQSRSFGAITEVLMPEGDVELIDRLMNHRRLNRGPKIVVLGGGTGLSTLLRGLKSYSANITAIVTVADDGGSSGRLRREIGVLPPGDIRNCLAALADEEKLMTELFQYRFQAGDGLVGHSFGNLFLTAMSEVTDRDLEKAIAASSKVLAVRGQVLPATLADVRLWADLADGRHIEGESNITEAGGKIVRIGCTPANPPALPKALQAIEEADYIIIGPGSLYTSIIPNMLVPDITASIARSKALRIYVCNIMTQPGETDGFTVSDHIRTLDRMIGTRLFDAVLVQKISPSANALIRYAQEGSHPVYFDREAVMQLGRRAIVANVMDEEEGTGLVRHNPDRLARILLRWYSGAMNAR; encoded by the coding sequence ATGTCAATCGGTCTTATCAAACAGGCATTGCTCGTCTTGAAGCAAGAATCACGCTATCGAACCCCGACGCGCGTCAATCAGTGGTTTAAGTGGCTGGCTCCTGGTTTGTTTGTCAAACGCTGGCTGTTTATCAGTGCTGCTGGAATCGTTTGTATTGGGCTTGGCTTAGCAGTCTGGTCAAACTTGACTCCCATTTATTATTTAATTGAGCTTACCCGTGAGATGTTGCGGGTGATCACCACGCTATTACCCAATTACATCAGTGGGCCACTGGTGATTATTGCCGGGTTCTTGCTAATTCTCTGGGGGCAGTCGCGCAGTTTCGGAGCCATCACCGAAGTTTTAATGCCAGAAGGAGACGTCGAGCTGATCGATCGCCTCATGAATCATCGTCGCCTGAATCGAGGGCCGAAAATTGTTGTGCTTGGGGGCGGCACAGGTTTATCGACGCTGCTGAGAGGGCTGAAAAGCTACAGTGCCAACATTACGGCGATCGTTACAGTTGCAGATGATGGCGGGTCGTCGGGACGGCTACGGCGTGAAATTGGCGTTTTGCCACCAGGCGACATTCGCAACTGTCTGGCAGCCCTGGCAGACGAAGAAAAGCTGATGACAGAATTGTTTCAATATCGCTTTCAGGCAGGAGATGGCTTAGTCGGGCATAGCTTTGGCAACTTATTTTTAACTGCCATGAGCGAAGTGACCGATCGAGATCTGGAAAAAGCGATCGCAGCCAGTTCTAAAGTGTTGGCAGTTCGAGGTCAGGTGCTTCCCGCAACTTTAGCCGATGTGCGGCTTTGGGCAGACCTGGCAGATGGCAGGCATATCGAAGGCGAATCAAACATTACAGAAGCAGGCGGCAAAATTGTCCGAATTGGCTGTACTCCAGCAAATCCTCCGGCACTCCCCAAGGCACTCCAGGCGATCGAAGAAGCCGACTACATCATTATTGGACCCGGATCGCTCTACACCAGTATCATCCCGAATATGCTGGTTCCCGACATTACCGCCTCGATCGCTCGCTCCAAAGCACTGCGGATTTATGTCTGCAACATCATGACCCAGCCTGGCGAAACAGATGGCTTTACCGTCTCCGATCACATTCGTACCCTCGATCGAATGATTGGCACTCGCCTATTTGATGCCGTTCTCGTCCAGAAAATTTCCCCTTCCGCCAATGCCCTGATTCGCTACGCGCAGGAAGGCTCTCATCCGGTCTACTTTGATCGTGAAGCGGTGATGCAGTTGGGACGCAGAGCGATCGTCGCTAACGTGATGGACGAAGAAGAGGGTACTGGACTGGTGCGCCATAACCCCGATCGACTCGCTCGAATTTTGCTGCGTTGGTACAGTGGGGCGATGAATGCAAGGTAG